Proteins found in one Siniperca chuatsi isolate FFG_IHB_CAS linkage group LG22, ASM2008510v1, whole genome shotgun sequence genomic segment:
- the LOC122870271 gene encoding uncharacterized protein LOC122870271 isoform X11, producing MTCSILLLITLTSCVCGSFPPAAGTFVVNVTQSSYQAEENEDITLEWTFTTKPDSLNSLYIHCALITDDTVSVLYHLHEGVEVPESQDGQFTGRVQCDRDVLREGRLRLHVSRLRTEDSGLYLCDVLTTYGSSFGECRLTVTDVFGLFTAARDWPEPERPNTESRGRIVLYCGLGLTAAAAVLGVCYCLFSHFQPGEQSPLSQSQPIELISTSQSQPGEQYFSSVQ from the exons atgacctgcagcatcctgctgctcatcaccctgacctcctgcgTCTGTGGTTCGTTTCCACCTGCAG caggaacatttgtagtgaatgtgacacagagcTCCTATCAGGCAGAGGAGAACGAGGACATCACACTGGAATGGACGTTCACAACCAAACCTGACAGTTTAAATTCCCTTTATATCCACTGTGCACTGATTACTGATGACACGGTCTCAGTCCTGTATCATCTGCATGAAGGTGTTGAGGTCCCAGAGTCTCAGGATGGACAGTTTACGGGACGAGTCCAGTGTGACAGAGACGTCCTCAGAGAAGGACGACTCAGACTTCATGTGTCCAGACTCAGGACTGAGGACTCGGGCCTGTACCTGTGTGACGTGCTCACAACTTATGGTAGCAGCTTTGGTGAATGCAGACTCACTGTCACTG ATGTGTTTGGTCTCTTTACAGCAGCGAGGGATTGGCCCGAACctgagagaccaaacacagaaagtCGGGGACGGATCGTCCTCTACTGTGGACTgggactgacagcagcagcagctgtgctgggtgtttgttactgtttattCAGCCACTTTCAGCCTGGTGAACAAAGTCCACTCAGTCAGTCTCAGCCTATTGAACTAATTTCAACCAGCCAGTCTCAGCCTGGTGAACAATATTTCAGCTCAGTCCAGTGA
- the LOC122870271 gene encoding uncharacterized protein LOC122870271 isoform X2 → MIMKFRHKAARSPSNTEKMTCSILLLITLTSCVCGSFPPAGTFVVNVTQSSYQAEENEDITLEWTFTTKPDSLNSLYIHCALITDDTVSVLYHLHEGVEVPESQDGQFTGRVQCDRDVLREGRLRLHVSRLRTEDSGLYLCDVLTTYGSSFGECRLTVTDVFGLFTAARDWPEPERPNTESRGRIVLYCGLGLTAAAAVLGVCYCLFSHFQPGEQSPLSQSQPIELISTSQSQPGEQYFSSVQ, encoded by the exons ATGATAATGAAGTTCAGACATAAAGCTGCTCGCTCGCCTTCAAACAC ggagaagatgacctgcagcatcctgctgctcatcaccctgacctcctgcgTCTGTGGTTCGTTTCCACCTGCAG gaacatttgtagtgaatgtgacacagagcTCCTATCAGGCAGAGGAGAACGAGGACATCACACTGGAATGGACGTTCACAACCAAACCTGACAGTTTAAATTCCCTTTATATCCACTGTGCACTGATTACTGATGACACGGTCTCAGTCCTGTATCATCTGCATGAAGGTGTTGAGGTCCCAGAGTCTCAGGATGGACAGTTTACGGGACGAGTCCAGTGTGACAGAGACGTCCTCAGAGAAGGACGACTCAGACTTCATGTGTCCAGACTCAGGACTGAGGACTCGGGCCTGTACCTGTGTGACGTGCTCACAACTTATGGTAGCAGCTTTGGTGAATGCAGACTCACTGTCACTG ATGTGTTTGGTCTCTTTACAGCAGCGAGGGATTGGCCCGAACctgagagaccaaacacagaaagtCGGGGACGGATCGTCCTCTACTGTGGACTgggactgacagcagcagcagctgtgctgggtgtttgttactgtttattCAGCCACTTTCAGCCTGGTGAACAAAGTCCACTCAGTCAGTCTCAGCCTATTGAACTAATTTCAACCAGCCAGTCTCAGCCTGGTGAACAATATTTCAGCTCAGTCCAGTGA
- the LOC122870271 gene encoding uncharacterized protein LOC122870271 isoform X3, translated as MIMKFRHKAARSPSNTEKMTCSILLLITLTSCVCAGTFVVNVTQSSYQAEENEDITLEWTFTTKPDSLNSLYIHCALITDDTVSVLYHLHEGVEVPESQDGQFTGRVQCDRDVLREGRLRLHVSRLRTEDSGLYLCDVLTTYGSSFGECRLTVTDVFGLFTAARDWPEPERPNTESRGRIVLYCGLGLTAAAAVLGVCYCLFSHFQPGEQSPLSQSQPIELISTSQSQPGEQYFSSVQ; from the exons ATGATAATGAAGTTCAGACATAAAGCTGCTCGCTCGCCTTCAAACAC ggagaagatgacctgcagcatcctgctgctcatcaccctgacctcctgcgTCTGTG caggaacatttgtagtgaatgtgacacagagcTCCTATCAGGCAGAGGAGAACGAGGACATCACACTGGAATGGACGTTCACAACCAAACCTGACAGTTTAAATTCCCTTTATATCCACTGTGCACTGATTACTGATGACACGGTCTCAGTCCTGTATCATCTGCATGAAGGTGTTGAGGTCCCAGAGTCTCAGGATGGACAGTTTACGGGACGAGTCCAGTGTGACAGAGACGTCCTCAGAGAAGGACGACTCAGACTTCATGTGTCCAGACTCAGGACTGAGGACTCGGGCCTGTACCTGTGTGACGTGCTCACAACTTATGGTAGCAGCTTTGGTGAATGCAGACTCACTGTCACTG ATGTGTTTGGTCTCTTTACAGCAGCGAGGGATTGGCCCGAACctgagagaccaaacacagaaagtCGGGGACGGATCGTCCTCTACTGTGGACTgggactgacagcagcagcagctgtgctgggtgtttgttactgtttattCAGCCACTTTCAGCCTGGTGAACAAAGTCCACTCAGTCAGTCTCAGCCTATTGAACTAATTTCAACCAGCCAGTCTCAGCCTGGTGAACAATATTTCAGCTCAGTCCAGTGA
- the LOC122870271 gene encoding uncharacterized protein LOC122870271 isoform X4, giving the protein MIMKFRHKAARSPSNTEKMTCSILLLITLTSCVCGTFVVNVTQSSYQAEENEDITLEWTFTTKPDSLNSLYIHCALITDDTVSVLYHLHEGVEVPESQDGQFTGRVQCDRDVLREGRLRLHVSRLRTEDSGLYLCDVLTTYGSSFGECRLTVTDVFGLFTAARDWPEPERPNTESRGRIVLYCGLGLTAAAAVLGVCYCLFSHFQPGEQSPLSQSQPIELISTSQSQPGEQYFSSVQ; this is encoded by the exons ATGATAATGAAGTTCAGACATAAAGCTGCTCGCTCGCCTTCAAACAC ggagaagatgacctgcagcatcctgctgctcatcaccctgacctcctgcgTCTGTG gaacatttgtagtgaatgtgacacagagcTCCTATCAGGCAGAGGAGAACGAGGACATCACACTGGAATGGACGTTCACAACCAAACCTGACAGTTTAAATTCCCTTTATATCCACTGTGCACTGATTACTGATGACACGGTCTCAGTCCTGTATCATCTGCATGAAGGTGTTGAGGTCCCAGAGTCTCAGGATGGACAGTTTACGGGACGAGTCCAGTGTGACAGAGACGTCCTCAGAGAAGGACGACTCAGACTTCATGTGTCCAGACTCAGGACTGAGGACTCGGGCCTGTACCTGTGTGACGTGCTCACAACTTATGGTAGCAGCTTTGGTGAATGCAGACTCACTGTCACTG ATGTGTTTGGTCTCTTTACAGCAGCGAGGGATTGGCCCGAACctgagagaccaaacacagaaagtCGGGGACGGATCGTCCTCTACTGTGGACTgggactgacagcagcagcagctgtgctgggtgtttgttactgtttattCAGCCACTTTCAGCCTGGTGAACAAAGTCCACTCAGTCAGTCTCAGCCTATTGAACTAATTTCAACCAGCCAGTCTCAGCCTGGTGAACAATATTTCAGCTCAGTCCAGTGA
- the LOC122870271 gene encoding uncharacterized protein LOC122870271 isoform X1, with the protein MIMKFRHKAARSPSNTEKMTCSILLLITLTSCVCGSFPPAAGTFVVNVTQSSYQAEENEDITLEWTFTTKPDSLNSLYIHCALITDDTVSVLYHLHEGVEVPESQDGQFTGRVQCDRDVLREGRLRLHVSRLRTEDSGLYLCDVLTTYGSSFGECRLTVTDVFGLFTAARDWPEPERPNTESRGRIVLYCGLGLTAAAAVLGVCYCLFSHFQPGEQSPLSQSQPIELISTSQSQPGEQYFSSVQ; encoded by the exons ATGATAATGAAGTTCAGACATAAAGCTGCTCGCTCGCCTTCAAACAC ggagaagatgacctgcagcatcctgctgctcatcaccctgacctcctgcgTCTGTGGTTCGTTTCCACCTGCAG caggaacatttgtagtgaatgtgacacagagcTCCTATCAGGCAGAGGAGAACGAGGACATCACACTGGAATGGACGTTCACAACCAAACCTGACAGTTTAAATTCCCTTTATATCCACTGTGCACTGATTACTGATGACACGGTCTCAGTCCTGTATCATCTGCATGAAGGTGTTGAGGTCCCAGAGTCTCAGGATGGACAGTTTACGGGACGAGTCCAGTGTGACAGAGACGTCCTCAGAGAAGGACGACTCAGACTTCATGTGTCCAGACTCAGGACTGAGGACTCGGGCCTGTACCTGTGTGACGTGCTCACAACTTATGGTAGCAGCTTTGGTGAATGCAGACTCACTGTCACTG ATGTGTTTGGTCTCTTTACAGCAGCGAGGGATTGGCCCGAACctgagagaccaaacacagaaagtCGGGGACGGATCGTCCTCTACTGTGGACTgggactgacagcagcagcagctgtgctgggtgtttgttactgtttattCAGCCACTTTCAGCCTGGTGAACAAAGTCCACTCAGTCAGTCTCAGCCTATTGAACTAATTTCAACCAGCCAGTCTCAGCCTGGTGAACAATATTTCAGCTCAGTCCAGTGA
- the LOC122870271 gene encoding uncharacterized protein LOC122870271 isoform X10, whose protein sequence is MIVCQEKMTCSILLLITLTSCVCAGTFVVNVTQSSYQAEENEDITLEWTFTTKPDSLNSLYIHCALITDDTVSVLYHLHEGVEVPESQDGQFTGRVQCDRDVLREGRLRLHVSRLRTEDSGLYLCDVLTTYGSSFGECRLTVTDVFGLFTAARDWPEPERPNTESRGRIVLYCGLGLTAAAAVLGVCYCLFSHFQPGEQSPLSQSQPIELISTSQSQPGEQYFSSVQ, encoded by the exons ATGATCGTCTGTCA ggagaagatgacctgcagcatcctgctgctcatcaccctgacctcctgcgTCTGTG caggaacatttgtagtgaatgtgacacagagcTCCTATCAGGCAGAGGAGAACGAGGACATCACACTGGAATGGACGTTCACAACCAAACCTGACAGTTTAAATTCCCTTTATATCCACTGTGCACTGATTACTGATGACACGGTCTCAGTCCTGTATCATCTGCATGAAGGTGTTGAGGTCCCAGAGTCTCAGGATGGACAGTTTACGGGACGAGTCCAGTGTGACAGAGACGTCCTCAGAGAAGGACGACTCAGACTTCATGTGTCCAGACTCAGGACTGAGGACTCGGGCCTGTACCTGTGTGACGTGCTCACAACTTATGGTAGCAGCTTTGGTGAATGCAGACTCACTGTCACTG ATGTGTTTGGTCTCTTTACAGCAGCGAGGGATTGGCCCGAACctgagagaccaaacacagaaagtCGGGGACGGATCGTCCTCTACTGTGGACTgggactgacagcagcagcagctgtgctgggtgtttgttactgtttattCAGCCACTTTCAGCCTGGTGAACAAAGTCCACTCAGTCAGTCTCAGCCTATTGAACTAATTTCAACCAGCCAGTCTCAGCCTGGTGAACAATATTTCAGCTCAGTCCAGTGA
- the LOC122870271 gene encoding uncharacterized protein LOC122870271 isoform X6 has protein sequence MIMKFRHKAARSPSNTEKMTCSILLLITLTSCVCGSFPPAAGTFVVNVTQSSYQAEENEDITLEWTFTTKPDSLNSLYIHCALITDDTVSVLYHLHEGVEVPESQDGQFTGRVQCDRDVLREGRLRLHVSRLRTEDSGLYLCDVLTTYGSSFGECRLTVTAARDWPEPERPNTESRGRIVLYCGLGLTAAAAVLGVCYCLFSHFQPGEQSPLSQSQPIELISTSQSQPGEQYFSSVQ, from the exons ATGATAATGAAGTTCAGACATAAAGCTGCTCGCTCGCCTTCAAACAC ggagaagatgacctgcagcatcctgctgctcatcaccctgacctcctgcgTCTGTGGTTCGTTTCCACCTGCAG caggaacatttgtagtgaatgtgacacagagcTCCTATCAGGCAGAGGAGAACGAGGACATCACACTGGAATGGACGTTCACAACCAAACCTGACAGTTTAAATTCCCTTTATATCCACTGTGCACTGATTACTGATGACACGGTCTCAGTCCTGTATCATCTGCATGAAGGTGTTGAGGTCCCAGAGTCTCAGGATGGACAGTTTACGGGACGAGTCCAGTGTGACAGAGACGTCCTCAGAGAAGGACGACTCAGACTTCATGTGTCCAGACTCAGGACTGAGGACTCGGGCCTGTACCTGTGTGACGTGCTCACAACTTATGGTAGCAGCTTTGGTGAATGCAGACTCACTGTCACTG CAGCGAGGGATTGGCCCGAACctgagagaccaaacacagaaagtCGGGGACGGATCGTCCTCTACTGTGGACTgggactgacagcagcagcagctgtgctgggtgtttgttactgtttattCAGCCACTTTCAGCCTGGTGAACAAAGTCCACTCAGTCAGTCTCAGCCTATTGAACTAATTTCAACCAGCCAGTCTCAGCCTGGTGAACAATATTTCAGCTCAGTCCAGTGA
- the LOC122870271 gene encoding uncharacterized protein LOC122870271 isoform X7, whose amino-acid sequence MIVCQEKMTCSILLLITLTSCVCGSFPPAAGTFVVNVTQSSYQAEENEDITLEWTFTTKPDSLNSLYIHCALITDDTVSVLYHLHEGVEVPESQDGQFTGRVQCDRDVLREGRLRLHVSRLRTEDSGLYLCDVLTTYGSSFGECRLTVTDVFGLFTAARDWPEPERPNTESRGRIVLYCGLGLTAAAAVLGVCYCLFSHFQPGEQSPLSQSQPIELISTSQSQPGEQYFSSVQ is encoded by the exons ATGATCGTCTGTCA ggagaagatgacctgcagcatcctgctgctcatcaccctgacctcctgcgTCTGTGGTTCGTTTCCACCTGCAG caggaacatttgtagtgaatgtgacacagagcTCCTATCAGGCAGAGGAGAACGAGGACATCACACTGGAATGGACGTTCACAACCAAACCTGACAGTTTAAATTCCCTTTATATCCACTGTGCACTGATTACTGATGACACGGTCTCAGTCCTGTATCATCTGCATGAAGGTGTTGAGGTCCCAGAGTCTCAGGATGGACAGTTTACGGGACGAGTCCAGTGTGACAGAGACGTCCTCAGAGAAGGACGACTCAGACTTCATGTGTCCAGACTCAGGACTGAGGACTCGGGCCTGTACCTGTGTGACGTGCTCACAACTTATGGTAGCAGCTTTGGTGAATGCAGACTCACTGTCACTG ATGTGTTTGGTCTCTTTACAGCAGCGAGGGATTGGCCCGAACctgagagaccaaacacagaaagtCGGGGACGGATCGTCCTCTACTGTGGACTgggactgacagcagcagcagctgtgctgggtgtttgttactgtttattCAGCCACTTTCAGCCTGGTGAACAAAGTCCACTCAGTCAGTCTCAGCCTATTGAACTAATTTCAACCAGCCAGTCTCAGCCTGGTGAACAATATTTCAGCTCAGTCCAGTGA
- the LOC122870271 gene encoding uncharacterized protein LOC122870271 isoform X8, with the protein MIVCQEKMTCSILLLITLTSCVCGSFPPAGTFVVNVTQSSYQAEENEDITLEWTFTTKPDSLNSLYIHCALITDDTVSVLYHLHEGVEVPESQDGQFTGRVQCDRDVLREGRLRLHVSRLRTEDSGLYLCDVLTTYGSSFGECRLTVTDVFGLFTAARDWPEPERPNTESRGRIVLYCGLGLTAAAAVLGVCYCLFSHFQPGEQSPLSQSQPIELISTSQSQPGEQYFSSVQ; encoded by the exons ATGATCGTCTGTCA ggagaagatgacctgcagcatcctgctgctcatcaccctgacctcctgcgTCTGTGGTTCGTTTCCACCTGCAG gaacatttgtagtgaatgtgacacagagcTCCTATCAGGCAGAGGAGAACGAGGACATCACACTGGAATGGACGTTCACAACCAAACCTGACAGTTTAAATTCCCTTTATATCCACTGTGCACTGATTACTGATGACACGGTCTCAGTCCTGTATCATCTGCATGAAGGTGTTGAGGTCCCAGAGTCTCAGGATGGACAGTTTACGGGACGAGTCCAGTGTGACAGAGACGTCCTCAGAGAAGGACGACTCAGACTTCATGTGTCCAGACTCAGGACTGAGGACTCGGGCCTGTACCTGTGTGACGTGCTCACAACTTATGGTAGCAGCTTTGGTGAATGCAGACTCACTGTCACTG ATGTGTTTGGTCTCTTTACAGCAGCGAGGGATTGGCCCGAACctgagagaccaaacacagaaagtCGGGGACGGATCGTCCTCTACTGTGGACTgggactgacagcagcagcagctgtgctgggtgtttgttactgtttattCAGCCACTTTCAGCCTGGTGAACAAAGTCCACTCAGTCAGTCTCAGCCTATTGAACTAATTTCAACCAGCCAGTCTCAGCCTGGTGAACAATATTTCAGCTCAGTCCAGTGA
- the LOC122870271 gene encoding uncharacterized protein LOC122870271 isoform X12 produces the protein MTCSILLLITLTSCVCAGTFVVNVTQSSYQAEENEDITLEWTFTTKPDSLNSLYIHCALITDDTVSVLYHLHEGVEVPESQDGQFTGRVQCDRDVLREGRLRLHVSRLRTEDSGLYLCDVLTTYGSSFGECRLTVTDVFGLFTAARDWPEPERPNTESRGRIVLYCGLGLTAAAAVLGVCYCLFSHFQPGEQSPLSQSQPIELISTSQSQPGEQYFSSVQ, from the exons atgacctgcagcatcctgctgctcatcaccctgacctcctgcgTCTGTG caggaacatttgtagtgaatgtgacacagagcTCCTATCAGGCAGAGGAGAACGAGGACATCACACTGGAATGGACGTTCACAACCAAACCTGACAGTTTAAATTCCCTTTATATCCACTGTGCACTGATTACTGATGACACGGTCTCAGTCCTGTATCATCTGCATGAAGGTGTTGAGGTCCCAGAGTCTCAGGATGGACAGTTTACGGGACGAGTCCAGTGTGACAGAGACGTCCTCAGAGAAGGACGACTCAGACTTCATGTGTCCAGACTCAGGACTGAGGACTCGGGCCTGTACCTGTGTGACGTGCTCACAACTTATGGTAGCAGCTTTGGTGAATGCAGACTCACTGTCACTG ATGTGTTTGGTCTCTTTACAGCAGCGAGGGATTGGCCCGAACctgagagaccaaacacagaaagtCGGGGACGGATCGTCCTCTACTGTGGACTgggactgacagcagcagcagctgtgctgggtgtttgttactgtttattCAGCCACTTTCAGCCTGGTGAACAAAGTCCACTCAGTCAGTCTCAGCCTATTGAACTAATTTCAACCAGCCAGTCTCAGCCTGGTGAACAATATTTCAGCTCAGTCCAGTGA
- the LOC122870271 gene encoding uncharacterized protein LOC122870271 isoform X9 yields MIMKFRHKAARSPSNTEKMTCSILLLITLTSCVCAGTFVVNVTQSSYQAEENEDITLEWTFTTKPDSLNSLYIHCALITDDTVSVLYHLHEGVEVPESQDGQFTGRVQCDRDVLREGRLRLHVSRLRTEDSGLYLCDVLTTYGSSFGECRLTVTAARDWPEPERPNTESRGRIVLYCGLGLTAAAAVLGVCYCLFSHFQPGEQSPLSQSQPIELISTSQSQPGEQYFSSVQ; encoded by the exons ATGATAATGAAGTTCAGACATAAAGCTGCTCGCTCGCCTTCAAACAC ggagaagatgacctgcagcatcctgctgctcatcaccctgacctcctgcgTCTGTG caggaacatttgtagtgaatgtgacacagagcTCCTATCAGGCAGAGGAGAACGAGGACATCACACTGGAATGGACGTTCACAACCAAACCTGACAGTTTAAATTCCCTTTATATCCACTGTGCACTGATTACTGATGACACGGTCTCAGTCCTGTATCATCTGCATGAAGGTGTTGAGGTCCCAGAGTCTCAGGATGGACAGTTTACGGGACGAGTCCAGTGTGACAGAGACGTCCTCAGAGAAGGACGACTCAGACTTCATGTGTCCAGACTCAGGACTGAGGACTCGGGCCTGTACCTGTGTGACGTGCTCACAACTTATGGTAGCAGCTTTGGTGAATGCAGACTCACTGTCACTG CAGCGAGGGATTGGCCCGAACctgagagaccaaacacagaaagtCGGGGACGGATCGTCCTCTACTGTGGACTgggactgacagcagcagcagctgtgctgggtgtttgttactgtttattCAGCCACTTTCAGCCTGGTGAACAAAGTCCACTCAGTCAGTCTCAGCCTATTGAACTAATTTCAACCAGCCAGTCTCAGCCTGGTGAACAATATTTCAGCTCAGTCCAGTGA
- the LOC122870271 gene encoding uncharacterized protein LOC122870271 isoform X5, giving the protein MIMKFRHKAARSPSNTEKMTCSILLLITLTSCVCGSFPPAAGTFVVNVTQSSYQAEENEDITLEWTFTTKPDSLNSLYIHCALITDDTVSVLYHLHEGVEVPESQDGQFTGRVQCDRDVLREGRLRLHVSRLRTEDSGLYLCDVLTTYGSSFGECRLTVTARDWPEPERPNTESRGRIVLYCGLGLTAAAAVLGVCYCLFSHFQPGEQSPLSQSQPIELISTSQSQPGEQYFSSVQ; this is encoded by the exons ATGATAATGAAGTTCAGACATAAAGCTGCTCGCTCGCCTTCAAACAC ggagaagatgacctgcagcatcctgctgctcatcaccctgacctcctgcgTCTGTGGTTCGTTTCCACCTGCAG caggaacatttgtagtgaatgtgacacagagcTCCTATCAGGCAGAGGAGAACGAGGACATCACACTGGAATGGACGTTCACAACCAAACCTGACAGTTTAAATTCCCTTTATATCCACTGTGCACTGATTACTGATGACACGGTCTCAGTCCTGTATCATCTGCATGAAGGTGTTGAGGTCCCAGAGTCTCAGGATGGACAGTTTACGGGACGAGTCCAGTGTGACAGAGACGTCCTCAGAGAAGGACGACTCAGACTTCATGTGTCCAGACTCAGGACTGAGGACTCGGGCCTGTACCTGTGTGACGTGCTCACAACTTATGGTAGCAGCTTTGGTGAATGCAGACTCACTGTCACTG CGAGGGATTGGCCCGAACctgagagaccaaacacagaaagtCGGGGACGGATCGTCCTCTACTGTGGACTgggactgacagcagcagcagctgtgctgggtgtttgttactgtttattCAGCCACTTTCAGCCTGGTGAACAAAGTCCACTCAGTCAGTCTCAGCCTATTGAACTAATTTCAACCAGCCAGTCTCAGCCTGGTGAACAATATTTCAGCTCAGTCCAGTGA